One window of Veillonellaceae bacterium genomic DNA carries:
- a CDS encoding ABC transporter permease subunit, with translation MLASMQHIELTVISLILANLIAIPLGVFLTRYQSLAEFVIGIAAMFQTIPSLALLGFMIPLLGIGPIPAIVALTVYGLLPVLRNTYTGILGVDRASVEAGTGMGMTQWQVLFMVQLPLALPIIMAGVRTATVLLVGVATLAALIGAGGLGDLIFRGISMANPQLILAGAIPSALLALVFDYGLKWVEKSVTPQGLRAKGGAAIVVNKFCWLLLVCFITTMLVGCTLFGGDKQQIIIGGKNFSEQDILVHMMEYVIEDKTGLTVGTKPFLGGTSVVAQAIERGDIHIYAEYTGTALINILGESMTSDPEAVYEKVKQIYEEQKGLIWLKPFGFNNTYTLSMRDDRAAALGIKTFSDLAQKAPNLTLGSTQEFLERSDGYKGLQKTYNIDFKSTSGMDPGLTYAAVRDGKVDVIDAFATDGRIIAFNLRVLEDDKHFFPPYYAAPVVRADTLAKYPEIADALNSLAGKLNDKEMAALNAQVDLEKKDPKVVARAWLKANGLIK, from the coding sequence ATGCTGGCCTCAATGCAGCATATTGAGCTTACCGTAATATCACTGATTCTGGCCAATCTCATTGCAATACCCTTAGGAGTATTTCTGACGAGATATCAAAGTTTAGCTGAATTTGTAATTGGTATAGCCGCGATGTTCCAAACAATACCGAGTTTGGCGCTGTTAGGTTTTATGATTCCCCTGTTGGGGATCGGTCCAATCCCTGCAATTGTGGCTTTGACGGTGTATGGTTTACTGCCTGTTCTGCGTAATACTTATACCGGGATTCTGGGCGTTGACCGCGCTTCAGTAGAGGCCGGAACGGGTATGGGTATGACACAGTGGCAGGTGCTATTCATGGTTCAGTTGCCGCTGGCCTTGCCGATTATTATGGCTGGCGTCCGTACCGCTACCGTTCTGCTTGTTGGGGTGGCAACGCTGGCGGCGCTTATCGGCGCAGGCGGGCTTGGTGATTTAATTTTCCGCGGCATATCAATGGCTAACCCGCAATTGATTTTGGCCGGCGCGATACCTTCGGCGCTATTGGCATTGGTCTTTGACTACGGCCTTAAATGGGTAGAAAAATCTGTAACCCCGCAAGGACTAAGAGCAAAAGGGGGGGCAGCAATCGTAGTGAACAAATTCTGTTGGTTATTACTTGTTTGTTTCATAACGACCATGCTAGTTGGATGCACCTTATTCGGCGGTGATAAACAGCAGATAATCATCGGCGGCAAAAACTTCAGCGAGCAAGATATTTTAGTGCATATGATGGAATACGTTATTGAGGATAAAACTGGTCTTACAGTAGGCACCAAACCATTTTTAGGCGGAACCAGTGTAGTAGCCCAGGCAATCGAGCGTGGCGATATCCATATATATGCCGAATATACAGGCACTGCGCTGATTAATATATTGGGCGAGTCAATGACGAGTGATCCGGAGGCCGTTTATGAGAAGGTTAAGCAAATTTATGAAGAACAGAAAGGTTTAATTTGGCTCAAGCCGTTTGGTTTTAATAATACTTATACCTTAAGTATGCGAGATGATAGGGCAGCCGCTTTAGGAATCAAAACCTTTAGCGATTTGGCTCAAAAAGCGCCTAATCTGACTTTAGGCAGTACGCAGGAATTCTTGGAACGTTCGGACGGCTATAAAGGCCTGCAAAAGACTTACAATATAGATTTCAAAAGTACAAGCGGTATGGATCCAGGGTTAACCTATGCCGCAGTACGCGACGGCAAGGTCGACGTAATTGATGCTTTTGCAACGGATGGCAGAATAATAGCCTTCAATTTGCGTGTGCTAGAAGACGACAAACACTTCTTTCCGCCCTATTATGCCGCACCTGTAGTCAGAGCGGATACTTTAGCAAAATATCCTGAAATAGCTGACGCCCTTAATTCATTGGCGGGTAAGCTTAATGATAAGGAAATGGCAGCCCTGAATGCCCAGGTTGATTTAGAGAAAAAAGATCCTAAGGTAGTAGCCAGGGCATGGTTAAAAGCCAATGGTTTGATTAAATAA
- a CDS encoding FMN-binding glutamate synthase family protein, with protein sequence MQLIITNSQFLLFLITILISMLIALILLAKPLLRYIVTRVTNDAMAKLLSDDYDQNLAELLPSLKRYSILNLLEMSLRAESGKIVGRPLGSPKHFFGYDNLMFSPRQMTKLSLPENAQIDMSVTIGPNAKKPLTIKIPLMIGAMSYGSGLSEEAKLALAKAAKAVQTAICSGEGPFLPEEPKEAGKFILQICRWSWGLRTDQEIASANMLEVQMGQGADLGTARIAAEELDGRARILGNLAPGEPAIALPAPPGVKTPEDWPMFMSNLRQRANGIPIALKIMATDRLEEELAVAVDLGFDAVVIDGSQGGSHATAPTKQDDFGITSFHSLIRARRYLKDTQISLIVAGGYFTPGQCLKALALGADAIYLGTVPLLALVHNQITKVTPWEPPTTLVYYTSPTKTLLDVDQATLSVANVLTSMVLEMEEAMRALGKSSLNELGPDDLVALDPLTADITGVKLVSDPLNNQK encoded by the coding sequence ATGCAACTAATTATAACTAATTCACAGTTCTTGCTGTTCTTGATTACAATACTGATTTCTATGCTGATAGCCTTAATACTCTTGGCTAAGCCACTTTTACGTTATATTGTAACTCGCGTTACCAATGATGCAATGGCCAAACTGTTATCAGATGACTATGACCAGAATCTTGCCGAGCTACTTCCATCATTAAAGCGATATTCAATTTTAAATTTACTTGAAATGAGTTTACGTGCCGAAAGCGGAAAAATCGTAGGCCGCCCCTTAGGTTCGCCAAAGCATTTTTTCGGCTATGATAACTTAATGTTCTCCCCTCGGCAAATGACTAAATTATCCCTACCTGAAAATGCCCAAATAGATATGAGTGTGACAATCGGCCCAAATGCAAAAAAACCGCTTACCATAAAGATCCCGCTGATGATTGGTGCCATGTCCTATGGTTCGGGTCTGAGTGAGGAGGCAAAACTTGCTTTGGCCAAAGCAGCAAAAGCAGTGCAAACCGCTATCTGCTCTGGTGAAGGGCCTTTCTTGCCCGAGGAACCGAAAGAGGCCGGAAAGTTTATCTTGCAAATTTGCCGCTGGTCATGGGGCTTGAGAACCGACCAAGAGATAGCATCAGCCAATATGTTGGAAGTTCAGATGGGGCAAGGAGCAGACCTAGGAACAGCTCGCATCGCGGCCGAAGAACTCGATGGCAGAGCACGTATACTAGGTAACTTAGCTCCCGGCGAACCGGCGATAGCCCTTCCGGCCCCCCCCGGAGTTAAAACTCCTGAAGACTGGCCTATGTTCATGAGCAATCTGCGACAAAGGGCTAATGGTATTCCTATCGCCCTAAAAATCATGGCTACCGACCGCCTCGAAGAAGAATTAGCTGTTGCCGTGGATTTAGGTTTTGATGCTGTCGTTATAGATGGTTCCCAGGGTGGGTCCCATGCAACAGCGCCAACTAAACAAGATGATTTTGGCATAACTAGTTTTCATTCCCTGATTAGGGCAAGGCGATATTTGAAAGACACCCAGATTAGTTTAATCGTAGCTGGTGGATATTTTACGCCAGGCCAGTGTCTTAAAGCCCTGGCCTTAGGAGCGGATGCCATTTATTTGGGCACTGTTCCCCTGTTAGCCCTTGTGCATAACCAAATCACAAAAGTAACCCCGTGGGAGCCGCCTACCACGCTAGTATATTATACCTCTCCAACCAAAACACTGCTTGATGTTGACCAAGCTACGCTCAGTGTAGCAAACGTATTGACCTCTATGGTTTTAGAGATGGAGGAGGCAATGCGCGCCTTGGGAAAATCTTCTTTAAATGAGCTTGGTCCTGATGATCTTGTCGCTCTTGATCCCCTTACTGCCGATATTACGGGAGTGAAGCTTGTTTCTGATCCACTGAATAACCAAAAATAG
- a CDS encoding ketoacyl-ACP synthase III encodes MIEKSVGILGIGSYVPEKIVTNYDLEKMFDTSDAWIVERTGIRERRVAAEGQASSDLATKAAELALLDAGVKAEEIDLIIVGTVSPDMVFPSVACIVQDNLKAYNAAAFDLTAVCSGFIYGLITGSTFIKSGTYKKVLVIGAETLSKITDWSDRNTAILFGDGAGAVVLGETEPGYGILGAYLGADGAGGDLLKVPAGGSRQPASEKTVAERAHFIHMNGNEVFKFAVKVMGEAANKALENAGMEPKDVTYLVPHQANMRIIQSAAKRLGLPMDKVVVNVDKYGNTSAASIPIALDEGVKSGRIKKGDVVVMVGFGGGLTWGSSVIRWNK; translated from the coding sequence ATGATTGAAAAGTCAGTAGGAATTTTAGGAATTGGCTCGTATGTGCCGGAAAAGATTGTTACAAATTATGACTTAGAAAAAATGTTTGATACATCTGATGCTTGGATTGTTGAACGGACAGGCATTCGCGAGCGGCGGGTGGCCGCCGAAGGTCAGGCTTCATCCGATTTAGCGACTAAAGCGGCTGAACTTGCATTGCTTGATGCAGGAGTAAAGGCTGAAGAAATTGACCTGATAATTGTCGGAACCGTTTCGCCCGATATGGTATTTCCCTCGGTCGCTTGCATAGTGCAGGATAATCTAAAAGCCTATAATGCGGCAGCCTTTGACCTTACGGCTGTGTGTTCAGGCTTTATTTATGGGCTTATAACCGGCAGTACGTTTATTAAGTCGGGAACTTATAAAAAGGTACTTGTTATTGGAGCGGAAACGCTTTCGAAAATTACCGACTGGAGCGATCGCAATACTGCGATTTTATTCGGCGATGGCGCCGGAGCAGTCGTATTAGGAGAGACTGAACCTGGCTATGGCATTCTCGGCGCTTATTTAGGGGCAGATGGCGCCGGCGGTGACCTTTTGAAGGTGCCTGCAGGGGGTTCGCGCCAGCCGGCTTCAGAAAAAACAGTAGCAGAGCGGGCTCACTTTATTCATATGAATGGCAACGAGGTTTTTAAGTTTGCTGTTAAGGTAATGGGGGAAGCCGCCAATAAGGCTCTTGAAAATGCCGGAATGGAACCAAAGGACGTTACATACCTGGTGCCGCACCAGGCTAACATGCGGATAATTCAGTCTGCGGCTAAGCGGCTTGGTTTGCCTATGGATAAAGTTGTCGTTAATGTTGACAAGTATGGTAATACTTCTGCCGCATCCATTCCGATTGCCCTTGATGAAGGCGTAAAAAGCGGCCGGATTAAAAAAGGCGATGTTGTTGTTATGGTTGGTTTCGGGGGCGGCTTAACTTGGGGTTCAAGCGTAATTAGGTGGAATAAATAG
- a CDS encoding FMN-binding glutamate synthase family protein, giving the protein MQIIISDINWYIPALALIILVIASLFLAKPLMRYVISRVTNDAMAKLLSDDYDQNLAELLPSLKRFSLLNLLEMSLRAESGKAITRPLGSPKQFLGFDNLMFSPRQMTRFSLPENAQIDMSVTIGVNAEKPLTLKIPLMIGAMAYGLALSEEAKIALARASKILQTATNSGEGPFLPEEPEAAGKFILQICRWPSWGARTDQQIAVSDMLEVQMGQGADLGTARIEAKDIEGRARILGGLAPGEPAIALPAPPGIQTPEDWPKFMKDLRQRAKGIPIALKLMATNRLEEELAVAVDLGFDAIVIDGAGAGSHATAPIKQDDFGIPSLHALIRAKHYLRNTQISIIAAGRFFTPGQCLKALALGADAIYLGTVPLLALAHNQTTKVTPWEPPTTLVYYNSPMKKLLNIDQAATSVANVMTSMVLEMEEAMRALGKSSLKELSPDDLVALDSYTAEITKVKRVFDYKNPTTQQSSYEEQQCRKSLEQLTASLRYAHSLEQLMESVLLELCYSNSLSRIQSLKSEYNALVQQKGILDKIP; this is encoded by the coding sequence ATGCAAATAATAATATCTGATATCAATTGGTACATACCGGCGCTTGCACTTATAATTCTTGTGATAGCATCATTATTCTTGGCTAAACCGCTAATGCGTTACGTTATTTCTCGAGTAACCAACGATGCTATGGCAAAACTGTTATCGGATGACTATGACCAAAATCTTGCAGAACTACTTCCGTCCTTAAAGCGATTTTCGCTGTTAAATTTACTTGAAATGAGTTTACGTGCCGAAAGCGGCAAAGCTATAACGCGGCCTTTGGGCTCTCCTAAGCAGTTTTTAGGCTTTGATAACCTAATGTTCTCCCCCCGGCAGATGACTAGATTCTCGTTGCCTGAAAATGCCCAAATAGACATGAGCGTCACTATCGGCGTAAATGCCGAAAAACCGCTCACTCTAAAAATCCCGCTTATGATTGGTGCTATGGCTTATGGTTTAGCGCTGAGCGAGGAAGCAAAAATCGCCTTGGCCAGAGCATCAAAGATACTGCAAACGGCTACCAATTCCGGTGAAGGACCATTTTTACCCGAGGAACCGGAAGCGGCCGGCAAATTTATATTGCAAATTTGCCGTTGGCCATCATGGGGCGCGAGAACTGATCAACAGATTGCCGTTTCTGATATGCTCGAAGTCCAAATGGGACAAGGAGCTGACCTGGGAACAGCGCGTATCGAGGCTAAAGATATTGAAGGCAGAGCACGCATTCTGGGAGGCCTCGCTCCCGGCGAACCGGCGATAGCCCTTCCGGCCCCGCCGGGGATTCAGACTCCTGAAGATTGGCCTAAGTTCATGAAAGATCTGAGGCAAAGGGCCAAAGGTATTCCCATCGCCCTAAAACTTATGGCTACTAACCGCCTTGAGGAAGAATTAGCTGTTGCGGTCGATTTAGGTTTTGACGCTATCGTTATTGATGGCGCCGGTGCCGGTTCACACGCAACTGCGCCAATTAAACAAGATGATTTCGGCATACCTAGCTTACATGCTTTGATTCGGGCAAAACACTATTTGAGAAATACACAGATTAGTATAATCGCGGCTGGCAGATTTTTTACACCAGGCCAATGCCTTAAAGCATTGGCCTTAGGGGCGGACGCCATTTATTTGGGTACCGTTCCCCTCTTGGCCCTAGCCCATAACCAAACCACAAAAGTGACCCCATGGGAACCGCCTACAACGTTGGTATATTATAACTCACCAATGAAAAAACTGCTAAATATTGACCAAGCTGCCACAAGTGTAGCAAATGTAATGACATCTATGGTTTTAGAAATGGAAGAGGCAATGCGGGCTTTAGGAAAGTCATCCTTGAAAGAGCTTAGTCCTGATGACCTCGTTGCTCTCGATTCATATACTGCGGAAATTACGAAAGTGAAACGGGTTTTTGATTATAAGAATCCCACTACTCAACAGTCCAGCTATGAAGAACAGCAATGCCGGAAGTCACTTGAACAATTAACCGCTTCCTTACGCTATGCTCACAGCCTGGAACAGCTAATGGAATCTGTGTTGCTAGAATTATGCTATAGCAACAGCCTGTCCCGTATCCAGAGCTTAAAAAGCGAGTACAATGCGTTAGTTCAACAAAAGGGAATCTTAGATAAAATTCCTTAA
- a CDS encoding DUF2179 domain-containing protein, producing the protein METGYIGYFIVFFARVADVSLTTIRTLMLMRGKKLAAATIGFFEVLIYIVALKYIFNTLNDITSLIFYAFGFSAGNIVGLWLEEKLAVGHLTMRVITRRNASDFAENLRQEGFGVTLFPCQGREGCYDLLEIALERKRLKKLEKMVYTWDGDAFVTVSDTRNIRGGHFYKMKSK; encoded by the coding sequence ATGGAAACAGGATATATTGGGTATTTTATTGTATTTTTTGCTAGAGTAGCCGACGTAAGCTTGACAACGATACGGACCTTGATGTTGATGCGTGGCAAGAAACTTGCCGCAGCCACGATTGGCTTTTTCGAAGTATTAATTTATATAGTTGCACTCAAATATATTTTCAATACTCTAAACGATATTACTAGCCTTATTTTCTACGCTTTCGGTTTTTCAGCCGGCAATATTGTCGGCCTATGGCTGGAAGAGAAACTGGCTGTTGGTCATCTGACAATGAGGGTCATTACCCGGAGAAATGCGAGTGATTTTGCCGAGAATCTTCGTCAGGAAGGGTTTGGCGTTACGCTGTTTCCATGCCAGGGCCGCGAGGGCTGTTACGACTTGCTGGAAATTGCTCTCGAAAGGAAACGATTGAAAAAACTTGAAAAAATGGTTTATACATGGGACGGCGACGCTTTTGTCACAGTATCTGATACCCGGAATATCCGCGGCGGCCATTTCTATAAAATGAAAAGTAAATAA
- a CDS encoding betaine/proline/choline family ABC transporter ATP-binding protein (Members of the family are the ATP-binding subunit of ABC transporters for substrates such as betaine, L-proline or other amino acids, choline, carnitine, etc. The substrate specificity is best determined from the substrate-binding subunit, rather than this subunit, as it interacts with the permease subunit and not with substrate directly.), translating into MIRFENVSKVYEDGFQALDNINLDIKQGELLVLIGPSGCGKTTTMRMINRMNEPSSGKIFVNGKDISQENTVELRRNIGYVIQHIGLLPHMTIADNIALVPKLKKWDKNRYMQRVKELLQLINLDPDTYAQRYPHELSGGQQQRVGVVRAMAADPAIILMDEPFSALDPISREQLQDELVRLQDTIQKTIVFVTHDIDEAIKIANRICIMSKGKIVQLDTPEHILRHPANDFVRSFIGENRLNEVGTMPTIAEIMVKPIVTGPNRGLAEAIMQMRRQKVDTLLVVDRTNTLLGRATVWDVQHHYFEENITLKDILRPDVAVVNVNQNLSEAIALIREHRIAALPVINDQNRLLGVITRASLVDVMAEQLGDAIT; encoded by the coding sequence ATGATTCGTTTTGAAAATGTATCTAAAGTATACGAAGATGGTTTTCAAGCCTTAGATAACATCAACCTTGATATCAAACAAGGCGAATTGTTGGTACTGATCGGGCCCAGTGGCTGCGGTAAAACAACTACGATGCGAATGATTAACCGGATGAATGAACCATCCTCCGGTAAAATTTTTGTTAATGGTAAAGATATCAGCCAGGAAAACACGGTTGAACTCCGCCGGAATATTGGCTATGTAATTCAGCATATCGGCCTTCTACCGCATATGACAATAGCCGATAATATTGCGCTCGTTCCTAAACTTAAAAAGTGGGATAAAAACCGTTATATGCAGCGGGTAAAAGAGCTTTTGCAGCTGATTAATCTTGACCCCGACACTTATGCTCAGCGGTATCCGCATGAGTTGAGCGGAGGACAGCAACAACGGGTAGGGGTGGTTAGAGCGATGGCCGCTGACCCAGCAATAATACTCATGGATGAGCCCTTCAGCGCGCTTGATCCGATTAGCCGGGAGCAATTACAGGACGAGCTGGTAAGGCTGCAGGACACCATTCAAAAGACCATTGTCTTTGTAACCCATGATATTGATGAAGCAATAAAGATTGCTAACCGTATTTGTATTATGAGCAAAGGGAAAATTGTCCAGTTAGACACCCCGGAACATATTTTAAGGCATCCGGCTAATGATTTTGTTCGCAGTTTTATCGGCGAGAATCGGCTGAATGAAGTTGGGACAATGCCTACCATTGCCGAAATAATGGTTAAACCGATTGTTACCGGACCAAATCGTGGTTTGGCCGAAGCCATAATGCAGATGCGGCGCCAGAAAGTCGATACACTGTTGGTCGTGGACAGAACCAATACGCTGCTTGGGCGTGCGACAGTCTGGGATGTCCAGCATCATTATTTCGAAGAAAACATTACTTTAAAGGATATTCTCAGGCCTGATGTTGCAGTTGTTAATGTTAATCAGAATTTGAGCGAGGCCATTGCATTGATTCGGGAGCACAGAATCGCAGCTCTGCCGGTAATAAATGACCAGAATAGACTATTGGGGGTTATAACCCGGGCAAGTTTGGTAGATGTTATGGCCGAGCAATTGGGAGATGCCATTACATAG